One genomic region from Nymphaea colorata isolate Beijing-Zhang1983 chromosome 10, ASM883128v2, whole genome shotgun sequence encodes:
- the LOC116262362 gene encoding uncharacterized protein LOC116262362, producing the protein MAARGTVVFTSVGRPTYGFDVFCIGVSPECGTVRELVDYRLTDGISVNYNGQFMDDHQTVVFVSERGGAAEIFRTSSADSLAENFRVHRITALPESPFLDRPTVKNGTLYFVSSHEDADRPFKSCSAVYSMPIDGGKVTRLSPPGVVDYSPAISQAGRWIAVASYGSGEWKGDFHEIATEIVVLQTENPTDRVVISGGGWPTWSGDSTLFFHRKCDDGWWSIFRVDLPEKLNESMPSPMIPEPKRITPPGFHALTPAASHSGKWIAIATRRPETKFRHVEMLNLETGSFTRVTESTSPGLHHYNPFVSPSSEFVGYHRFRGESVSGDTIIPELERVRSPIPDLRMLRLTGAFAAFSPDGKYIAFNPEFEGVTGVRILDSTGRRRWTVVKDRVAFSVAWSPKEKGVIYTSLGPIFDSAKATVQIARISFNPMDLDNREEVPAAVTILTRVETGNNAFPSCSPDGRFIVFRSGRSGNKNLYIVDAVEGEDGGQGIRQLTEGEWIDTMPSWSPDGNWIAFSSNRHNIQNPAAFSIYLIRPDGSDLRRVYVAGGPGSSEADRERINHVCFSPDSKWLLFTANMGAVSAEPVSFPNQFQPYGEIFLARLDGTGLRRLTCNAYENGTPAWHDHGDWGLDVESLTLDKLGDKLTGKFDEPLWLTC; encoded by the coding sequence ATGGCGGCCCGGGGAACAGTTGTCTTCACGTCCGTTGGGCGACCAACTTACGGTTTCGACGTCTTCTGCATTGGGGTCTCGCCTGAGTGCGGTACCGTTCGAGAACTGGTCGACTACCGGTTGACGGACGGCATCTCCGTTAATTACAACGGCCAATTCATGGATGACCATCAAACCGTTGTCTTCGTCTCGGAGAGAGGCGGCGCGGCCGAGATCTTTCGTACCTCATCGGCGGATTCCCTGGCCGAGAATTTTCGGGTTCACCGGATCACGGCGCTACCCGAGAGCCCCTTTCTCGATCGCCCGACGGTAAAAAATGGGACATTGTACTTTGTTTCGAGCCACGAGGACGCCGACAGACCGTTCAAGAGCTGTTCAGCGGTTTACTCGATGCCGATCGATGGCGGGAAAGTCACTCGCCTAAGCCCGCCAGGAGTCGTCGACTACAGCCCCGCGATTTCTCAGGCGGGCAGATGGATTGCCGTTGCTTCTTACGGTTCTGGCGAATGGAAGGGCGACTTTCACGAGATAGCGACAGAGATAGTGGTTTTGCAGACGGAAAACCCTACTGACCGGGTGGTGATCTCTGGCGGAGGCTGGCCGACATGGTCCGGCGACTCTACCCTGTTCTTCCATCGCAAGTGCGACGACGGATGGTGGAGCATATTTCGAGTGGATTTGCCGGAAAAGCTCAACGAGTCCATGCCCTCGCCAATGATTCCTGAACCGAAGAGGATCACTCCTCCGGGGTTCCACGCTCTGACACCGGCCGCCTCTCACTCCGGAAAATGGATTGCGATCGCGACACGTAGACCGGAAACGAAGTTCCGGCACGTCGAGATGCTCAATTTGGAAACGGGAAGCTTCACACGAGTGACGGAATCCACAAGCCCTGGCCTCCACCACTACAACCCCTTCGTCTCGCCCTCATCCGAGTTTGTGGGCTACCATCGTTTCAGAGGCGAGTCGGTGTCCGGCGACACCATCATTCCTGAGCTCGAGAGAGTTCGATCCCCAATACCTGATCTGAGAATGCTCCGCCTCACCGGAGCGTTTGCCGCATTCTCGCCGGACGGCAAATACATCGCTTTCAACCCCGAGTTTGAGGGGGTCACCGGCGTGCGCATCCTGGATTCCACCGGCCGGAGGCGGTGGACAGTAGTCAAAGATAGGGTAGCGTTCTCCGTCGCATGGAGCCCCAAGGAGAAAGGCGTTATTTACACATCCCTCGGTCCGATTTTCGACTCTGCTAAAGCCACTGTCCAGATCGCGCGGATCTCCTTCAACCCGATGGACCTCGACAACCGCGAAGAGGTCCCGGCGGCGGTTACGATCTTAACACGTGTGGAAACCGGCAACAATGCGTTTCCTTCGTGCTCGCCGGACGGCAGGTTCATTGTCTTCCGGTCGGGCCGATCGGGCAACAAGAACCTCTATATCGTTGACGCCGTGGAAGGCGAGGATGGAGGCCAGGGAATCCGGCAGCTGACGGAGGGCGAATGGATCGACACGATGCCGAGTTGGTCCCCCGATGGCAACTGGATCGCCTTCTCCTCCAACCGGCACAACATCCAGAACCCGGCCGCCTTCAGCATCTACCTCATCAGGCCAGACGGGTCGGACCTTCGCAGGGTCTACGTCGCCGGTGGTCCCGGCTCCAGCGAGGCGGACAGGGAGAGGATCAACCACGTTTGCTTCAGCCCCGATTCCAAGTGGCTGCTCTTCACCGCCAACATGGGTGCCGTGTCTGCCGAGCCCGTGTCCTTTCCCAACCAGTTTCAGCCTTACGGCGAAATCTTCCTCGCCAGATTGGACGGAACGGGTCTTCGGAGGCTGACCTGCAATGCTTACGAGAACGGAACGCCGGCGTGGCACGATCACGGCGACTGGGGCCTTGATGTCGAGTCCCTGACGTTGGACAAACTCGGCGACAAGCTCACCGGAAAATTCGACGAGCCCttgtggttaacctgttga